A genomic segment from Drosophila miranda strain MSH22 chromosome 3, D.miranda_PacBio2.1, whole genome shotgun sequence encodes:
- the LOC108159238 gene encoding potassium channel subfamily T member 2 isoform X19, with protein sequence MTHKLQASYTALAMSDDNQTCSYSMPSIASPSHQHRLHRNVNFNEELPATAVRRFSKSIFQRPRSMSVWSDISRSSMRLDERVRVEYYVNENTFKERLQLYFIKNQRSSLRIRIADLFLKLLSCVLYIIRVILDKNPTFITCYGCEVGNKTEFIISAKLTEEEFQESPIINWDAILWVNRPTVLWVLQLLLAMVSLTQSLVLTYLGYKGNIWQQILSFHFILELVTTIPFALTIVHPPLRNLFIPIFLNCWLAKRSLENMFNDLHRAMQKSQSALSQQLTILSATLLCLVFTSVCGIQHFQRAGHRHLNLFQSTYYVVVTFSTVGYGDFVPDIWPSQLYMVIMICVALIVLPTQFEQLAFTWMERQKLGGSYSSHRAQSEKHVVVCSTTLHADTIMDFLNEFYAHPLLQDFYVVLLSPMELDTTMRMILQVPIWAQRVIYIQGSCLKDGDLARARMNEAEACFILAARNYADKTAADEHTILRSWAVKDFAPNVPQYVQIFRPEHKLHVKFAEHVVCEDEFKYALLANNCTCPGASTLVTLLLHTSRGQEGQQSPEEWHRLYGKCSGNEIYHIVLGDSRFFGEYEGKSFTYASFHSHRKYGVALVGVRPAELPEFYEDTILLNPGPRHIMKKDDTCYYMSITKEENSAFVVNQNQTSDPSTAAKDGAPSSASSHHPTAATACDNPTAVIISDSRQNLKDTTVTQTAATTTTITTTTLPPPPMTMGGSSGMPGGSGGVGHGVGSGHSLGTSLSITPATLSTGNHLDVPFGNNPNLLSPDVLNQRRGSRRPSILPVPDMFTSSSFTIAGNDDGEEGDESDDEIDDEMPWRSPSEKIACLGGHFPQSRTYSLIMSSSEDSYQRSCSFCNATATATAASTAAAAAAAAAPVMHQPPPLGSLGLPLEEYSTTELRRRAMKKSYSCDSECRNDLGPRQGLGLGGGTLAILAARRRQLQRCCSCSCSTTSSTTTTTTTAASSAAAAAAAAMAAAAFTSSSSVETRRLARPVWASDYSGIVKGFPPVSPFIGVSPTLCFLLKEKKPLCCLQLAQVCEHCSYRNAKEYQWQNKTIILAADYASSGIYNFIIPLRAHFRSKTSLNPIILLLERRPDVAFLDALSYFPLVYWMLGSIDCLDDLLRAGITLAESVVVVNKELSNSAEEDSLSDCNTIVAVQNMFKFFPSIKSITELSQSSNMRFMQFRAHDKYALHLSKMEKREKERGSHISYMFRLPFAAGAVFSASMLDTLLYQAFVKDYVITFVRLLLGIDQAPGSGFLTSMRITKEDMWIRTYGRLYQKLCSTTCEIPIGIYRTQDTSNADTSHVSNSPVDRWGPFSAFGRHCVRLRPSYDEETGTPDSTKDSTEMLRGVTYRPPSSATGGGSSPSFRAPSQPQQRQRSVNCLGGCSERKGSSYSINLADEAKDNHAQQIERAEIANLVRSRMESLNLPTNDYDDVSEKRNHLSYVIINPSCDLKLEEGDLIYLVRPSPFSAQKTFERHNSRRKSNISFCSNINLGATCGPQMQNMSNTAVGAGSRRGSGIAGLNPMQMQSVQTLAGYGSSSQRCTPPMQQIKSNSLSLPDSPTVVGNQRGRSNSLRIDNDILLRRSSSLRQGLPSVGVSHGRRKSSLEEIGISHFTTLMQATNHSNPIKISLNGSIGMENQISLQVTPPEEPTPMLGVPCMMGGGGGGGINPSGTGSSTSGMLGAGSSLAINTADLGPGPSTSSGACSSLQPQDSLGPQSSQVSSPQHLQGTIV encoded by the exons AGTTCGTGTGGAGTACTACGTGAATGAAAACACATTTAAAGAAAGACTGCAACTCTATTTCATTAAGAATCAGCGTTCAA GCTTACGCATACGAATTGCCGATTTATTCCTTAAGTTACTGTCGTGTGTTCTGTACATAATACGTGTGATATTGGATAAGAATCCAACATTTATAACTTG CTATGGCTGCGAGGTGGGCAATAAGACAGAGTTCATCATTTCGGCCAAACTCACGGAGgaggagttccaagagagtccGATCATCAACTGGGATGCCATACTCTGGGTGAACCGGCCCACGGTGCTCTGGGTCCTGCAGCTGCTCCTAGCCATGGTGTCGCTAACGCAATCCCTGGTTCTCACATATCTAGGCTATAAG GGCAACATTTGGCAGCAGATACTCTCATTTCACTTTATACTAGAATTAGTAACGACAATACCCTTTGCACTAACG ATCGTTCATCCTCCACTACGGAATCTCTTCATTCCCATCTTCCTCAACTGCTGGCTGGCCAAGCGCTCGCTGGAGAACATGTTT AATGATCTTCATCGGGCCATGCAGAAGTCTCAGTCGGCTCTGTCCCAGCAGCTGACCATCCTGTCGGCCACGCTGCTCTGTTTGGTGTTTACCAG CGTTTGCGGCATCCAGCACTTTCAGCGGGCTGGCCATCGGCACTTGAACCTGTTCCAGAGCACGTACTATGTGGTTGTGACCTTCTCCACAGTGGGCTACGGCGACTTTGTTCCGGACATTTGGCCCTCCCAGCTGTACATGGTCATCATGATTTGTGTCGCCCTCATTGTGCTGCCCACGCAG TTCGAGCAGTTGGCCTTCACCTGGATGGAGCGCCAGAAGCTGGGCGGCAGCTACAGCTCGCACCGGGCCCAGAGCGAGAAGCATGTGGTCGTGTGCTCGACCACCCTACACGCGGACACCATCATGGACTTCCTCAACGAGTTCTACGCCCACCCCCTGCTGCAGGACTTTTACGTGGTGCTGCTCAGTCCCATGGAGCTGGACACGACGATGCGGATGATATTACAGGTGCCGATTTGGGCTCAGCGTGTGATCTATATTCAG GGCTCTTGTCTGAAGGACGGCGACCTGGCCCGGGCTCGCATGAACGAGGCGGAGGCGTGCTTCATCCTTGCGGCCAGGAACTATGCGGACAAAACGGCCGCGGACGAGCACACCATCCTACGCTCCTGGGCGGTGAAGGACTTTGCGCCGAATGTGCCGCAGTATGTGCAGATTTTTAG GCCGGAGCACAAGCTGCATGTGAAGTTCGCCGAGCATGTGGTCTGCGAGGACGAGTTCAAGTATGCGCTGCTGGCCAATAACTGCACCTGTCCGGGCGCCAGCACCCTGGTCACCCTCCTGCTGCACACCTCGCGCGGACA GGAGGGGCAGCAGTCTCCGGAGGAGTGGCACCGGCTGTACGGCAAGTGTTCAGGAAACGAGATCTATCACATTGTCCTCGGCGACAGTCGATTCTTCGGGGAGTATGAGGGCAAGAGCTTCACCTACGCCAGCTTCCACTCGCATCGCAA ATATGGCGTGGCCTTGGTGGGGGTGCGACCGGCCGAGCTGCCTGAGTTCTACGAGGACACAATACTCCTGAATCCTGGGCCCAGGCACATTATGAAAAAGGATGACACGTGCTATTatatgagcatcaccaaggaGGAGAACTCGGCGTTCGTCGTTAATCAAAATCAAACATCGGACCCCTCCACAGCCGCCAAGGATGGGGCACCATCCTCCGCCTCTTCTCATCATCCAACAGCTGCAACTG CCTGCGATAATCCGACGGCTGTGATAATATCGGACTCCAGGCAGAACCTCAAGGACACGACGGTGACCCAGACGGCGGCCACCACAACCACAATAACCACAACgacgctgccaccaccgcccATGACGATGGGCGGATCTTCGGGAATGCCCGGGGGCTCTGGCGGTGTTGGCCACGGAGTTGGCAGCGGCCACAGTCTGGGCACGTCGCTGAGCATCACACCAGCCACGTTGTCCACGGGGAACCATCTGGATGTGCCCTTCGGCAACAATCCCAATCTGCTCAGTCCGGACGTGCTTAACCAGCGGAGGG GAAGCAGACGTCCCTCGATCCTGCCCGTGCCCGATATGTTCACCTCCTCATCGTTCACCATTGCCGGCAACGACGATGGCGAGGAGGGAGACGAGAGCGACGACGAGATCGACGATGAGATGCCCTGGCGCTCGCCCTCTGAGAAGATAGC CTGCTTGGGCGGGCACTTTCCCCAATCGCGCACCTATTCGCTCATCATGAGCTCCTCGGAGGATTCGTATCAGCGCAGTTGCAGCTTTTGCaatgccaccgccaccgctaCTGCAGcttctactgctgctgctgctgctgctgctgctgctcctgtcaTGCACCAGCCGCCGCCCCTGGGTAGTCTAGGACTCCCTCTCGAAGAGTACTCCACTACGGAGCTACGCAGGCGCGCCATGAAGAAGAGTTACAGCTGCGACAGCGAGTGTCGCAATGACCTGGGCCCCAGACAGGGTCTGGGCCTGGGTGGAGGGACTCTGGCCATACTGGCGGCTCGAAGGAGGCAGCTGCAACGGTGCTGTTCCTGCAGCTGCTCCACCACCTCCTCCACCACCACGACTACGAcaacagcagcatcatcagcagcagcagcagcagccgcagcaatGGCGGCAGCAGCATTTACATCGAGCAGTTCCGTTGAGACGCGTCGCCTGGCGCGTCCGGTGTGGGCCTCCGACTACTCAGG CATTGTCAAGGGGTTCCCGCCCGTGTCGCCCTTCATCGGTGTCAGCCCCACGCTCTGTTTCCTGCTCAAAGAGAAGAAGCCTCTCTGTTGTCTGCAGCTGGCTCAG GTATGCGAGCACTGCAGCTATAGGAATGCCAAGGAGTACCAGTGGCAGAACAAGACGATCATTCTGGCCGCCGACTATGCCTCTAGCGGTATATACAACTTCATCATTCCGCTGAGAGCTCACTTTCGCTCGAAGACCTCACTCAATCCCATTATCCTGCTGCTGGAGCGACGTCCGGACGTGGCCTTCCTGGACGCCCTCTCCTACTTTCCCCTG GTGTACTGGATGCTGGGATCGATCGACTGCCTCGACGATCTCCTGCGTGCGGGCATCACGCTGGCCGAGAGCGTGGTCGTCGTCAACAAGGAGCTGTCGAACTCGGCCGAGGAGGATTCCCTCTCCGACTGCAACACCATAGTAGCTGTGCAGAACATGTTCAA ATTCTTTCCCAGCATCAAGAGCATCACTGAGCTGTCGCAGAGCTCAAACATGCGGTTTATGCAGTTCCGGGCCCACGACAAGTACGCCCTGCACCTGAGCAAAATGGAAAAG CGCGAAAAGGAGCGTGGATCGCACATCTCGTACATGTTCCGCCTGCCGTTTGCGGCGGGGGCCGTGTTTAGCGCCTCCATGCTGGACACGCTGCTGTACCAGGCCTTCGTGAAGGACTATGTGATTACGTTTGTGCGCCTCCTGCTGGGGATTGACCAGGCCCCGGGCAGCGGTTTCCTGACCTCG ATGCGCATCACCAAGGAGGACATGTGGATACGCACCTACGGCCGGCTCTACCAGAAGCTGTGCTCGACCACCTGCGAGATACCGATTGGCATCTACCGCACCCAGGACACCTCGAATGCGGACACGTCACATGTGAGTAACTCGCCGGTCGATAGATGGGGACCCTTCTCGGCCTTCGGCAGGCATTGTGTGCGCTTGCGTCCATCG TACGACGAGGAGACTGGCACGCCCGACTCCACCAAGGACTCCACGGAAATGCTGCGCGGGGTCACCTACCGCCCGCCGTCCTCGGCAACAGGTGGGGGCAGCAGCCCCAGCTTTCGGGCCCCgtcgcagccgcagcagcgcCAGAGGTCGGTCAACTGTCTGGGCGGTTGCTCGGAGCGTAAGGGATCATCT TACTCCATCAATCTGGCCGACGAGGCCAAGGACAATCATGCACAGCAGATCGAGCGCGCGGAGATCGCCAACCTGGTGAGGAGTCGCATGGAGTCCTTGAACCTGCCCACCAACGACTACGATGACGTGAGCGAGAAGCGGAACCACTTGTCCTATGTGATAATCAACCCGAGCTGTGATCTCAAGCTGGAGGAGGGCGATCTCAT CTACTTGGTGCGGCCGTCGCCGTTCTCGGCCCAAAAGACCTTCGAGCGCCACAATTCGCGTCGCAAGTCGAACATCTCGTTCTGCTCGAACATCAACCTGGGCGCCACTTGTGGGCCCCAGATGCAAAACATGTCCAACACCGCCGTCGGGGCTGGGTCGCGTCGCGGCTCCGGCATCGCCGGTTTGAACCCAATGCAAATGCAGAGCGTTCAGACTTTGGCCGGGTATGGATCATCCTCGCAGCGCTGTACCCCACCGATGCAGCAAATTAAATCGAATTCTCTTTCTCTACCCGACAGTCCGACGGTGGTTGGCAATCagcgtggacggagtaacTCATTGCGG ATCGACAACGACATACTGCTGCGTCGATCCTCCTCTCTGAGGCAAGGCCTTCCCAGCGTGGGCGTCAGTCATGGCCGGCGAAAGTCCTCGCTGGAGGAGATCGGCATCAGCCATTTCACGACCCTGATGCAGGCCACGAATCACAGCAACCCCATCAAGATCTCGCTCAATGGCAGCATAGGCATGGAG AATCAGATTTCTCTCCAGGTCACCCCGCCAGAGGAGCCCACACCCATGCTGGGCGTGCCCTGCATGAtgggcggcggtggcggcggcggcataaACCCATCCGGGACTGGATCCTCAACTAGTGGCATGCTAGGGGCTGGCTCTTCGCTGGCGATCAACACGGCTGACCTGGGGCCAGGACCCAGCACCTCATCGGGGGCCTGTAGCTCCCTGCAGCCCCAGGACTCGCTTGGCCCCCAGTCGTCGCAGGTGTCGTCGCCGCAGCATCTGCAGGGAACGATTGTATGA
- the LOC108159238 gene encoding potassium channel subfamily T member 2 isoform X7 — protein MSSSSDTNNKSSTSTSRSHRLSGIRNSKLANWFPQRAEENKRKKRVEQQRQQQRQRRGAKVFKCVNDSTGHLTLAPSRLFERTPMSPSDSLDEIALQIPRVRVEYYVNENTFKERLQLYFIKNQRSSLRIRIADLFLKLLSCVLYIIRVILDKNPTFITCYGCEVGNKTEFIISAKLTEEEFQESPIINWDAILWVNRPTVLWVLQLLLAMVSLTQSLVLTYLGYKGNIWQQILSFHFILELVTTIPFALTIVHPPLRNLFIPIFLNCWLAKRSLENMFNDLHRAMQKSQSALSQQLTILSATLLCLVFTSVCGIQHFQRAGHRHLNLFQSTYYVVVTFSTVGYGDFVPDIWPSQLYMVIMICVALIVLPTQFEQLAFTWMERQKLGGSYSSHRAQSEKHVVVCSTTLHADTIMDFLNEFYAHPLLQDFYVVLLSPMELDTTMRMILQVPIWAQRVIYIQGSCLKDGDLARARMNEAEACFILAARNYADKTAADEHTILRSWAVKDFAPNVPQYVQIFRPEHKLHVKFAEHVVCEDEFKYALLANNCTCPGASTLVTLLLHTSRGQEGQQSPEEWHRLYGKCSGNEIYHIVLGDSRFFGEYEGKSFTYASFHSHRKYGVALVGVRPAELPEFYEDTILLNPGPRHIMKKDDTCYYMSITKEENSAFVVNQNQTSDPSTAAKDGAPSSASSHHPTAATANKTITRTTSSTTTTATTVQATTTATISTTFTSSTLLSASTTTATINAGSAPYAAAGAGAGASIAPVPSVCVRVPHSPSYESGSGATGTTHLQPYPHPYPQTYPHPQTHPQMQTPDSGEFASLFVPCDNPTAVIISDSRQNLKDTTVTQTAATTTTITTTTLPPPPMTMGGSSGMPGGSGGVGHGVGSGHSLGTSLSITPATLSTGNHLDVPFGNNPNLLSPDVLNQRRGSRRPSILPVPDMFTSSSFTIAGNDDGEEGDESDDEIDDEMPWRSPSEKIAIVKGFPPVSPFIGVSPTLCFLLKEKKPLCCLQLAQVCEHCSYRNAKEYQWQNKTIILAADYASSGIYNFIIPLRAHFRSKTSLNPIILLLERRPDVAFLDALSYFPLVYWMLGSIDCLDDLLRAGITLAESVVVVNKELSNSAEEDSLSDCNTIVAVQNMFKFFPSIKSITELSQSSNMRFMQFRAHDKYALHLSKMEKREKERGSHISYMFRLPFAAGAVFSASMLDTLLYQAFVKDYVITFVRLLLGIDQAPGSGFLTSMRITKEDMWIRTYGRLYQKLCSTTCEIPIGIYRTQDTSNADTSHYDEETGTPDSTKDSTEMLRGVTYRPPSSATGGGSSPSFRAPSQPQQRQRSVNCLGGCSERKGSSYSINLADEAKDNHAQQIERAEIANLVRSRMESLNLPTNDYDDVSEKRNHLSYVIINPSCDLKLEEGDLIYLVRPSPFSAQKTFERHNSRRKSNISFCSNINLGATCGPQMQNMSNTAVGAGSRRGSGIAGLNPMQMQSVQTLAGYGSSSQRCTPPMQQIKSNSLSLPDSPTVVGNQRGRSNSLRIDNDILLRRSSSLRQGLPSVGVSHGRRKSSLEEIGISHFTTLMQATNHSNPIKISLNGSIGMENQISLQVTPPEEPTPMLGVPCMMGGGGGGGINPSGTGSSTSGMLGAGSSLAINTADLGPGPSTSSGACSSLQPQDSLGPQSSQVSSPQHLQGTIV, from the exons AGTTCGTGTGGAGTACTACGTGAATGAAAACACATTTAAAGAAAGACTGCAACTCTATTTCATTAAGAATCAGCGTTCAA GCTTACGCATACGAATTGCCGATTTATTCCTTAAGTTACTGTCGTGTGTTCTGTACATAATACGTGTGATATTGGATAAGAATCCAACATTTATAACTTG CTATGGCTGCGAGGTGGGCAATAAGACAGAGTTCATCATTTCGGCCAAACTCACGGAGgaggagttccaagagagtccGATCATCAACTGGGATGCCATACTCTGGGTGAACCGGCCCACGGTGCTCTGGGTCCTGCAGCTGCTCCTAGCCATGGTGTCGCTAACGCAATCCCTGGTTCTCACATATCTAGGCTATAAG GGCAACATTTGGCAGCAGATACTCTCATTTCACTTTATACTAGAATTAGTAACGACAATACCCTTTGCACTAACG ATCGTTCATCCTCCACTACGGAATCTCTTCATTCCCATCTTCCTCAACTGCTGGCTGGCCAAGCGCTCGCTGGAGAACATGTTT AATGATCTTCATCGGGCCATGCAGAAGTCTCAGTCGGCTCTGTCCCAGCAGCTGACCATCCTGTCGGCCACGCTGCTCTGTTTGGTGTTTACCAG CGTTTGCGGCATCCAGCACTTTCAGCGGGCTGGCCATCGGCACTTGAACCTGTTCCAGAGCACGTACTATGTGGTTGTGACCTTCTCCACAGTGGGCTACGGCGACTTTGTTCCGGACATTTGGCCCTCCCAGCTGTACATGGTCATCATGATTTGTGTCGCCCTCATTGTGCTGCCCACGCAG TTCGAGCAGTTGGCCTTCACCTGGATGGAGCGCCAGAAGCTGGGCGGCAGCTACAGCTCGCACCGGGCCCAGAGCGAGAAGCATGTGGTCGTGTGCTCGACCACCCTACACGCGGACACCATCATGGACTTCCTCAACGAGTTCTACGCCCACCCCCTGCTGCAGGACTTTTACGTGGTGCTGCTCAGTCCCATGGAGCTGGACACGACGATGCGGATGATATTACAGGTGCCGATTTGGGCTCAGCGTGTGATCTATATTCAG GGCTCTTGTCTGAAGGACGGCGACCTGGCCCGGGCTCGCATGAACGAGGCGGAGGCGTGCTTCATCCTTGCGGCCAGGAACTATGCGGACAAAACGGCCGCGGACGAGCACACCATCCTACGCTCCTGGGCGGTGAAGGACTTTGCGCCGAATGTGCCGCAGTATGTGCAGATTTTTAG GCCGGAGCACAAGCTGCATGTGAAGTTCGCCGAGCATGTGGTCTGCGAGGACGAGTTCAAGTATGCGCTGCTGGCCAATAACTGCACCTGTCCGGGCGCCAGCACCCTGGTCACCCTCCTGCTGCACACCTCGCGCGGACA GGAGGGGCAGCAGTCTCCGGAGGAGTGGCACCGGCTGTACGGCAAGTGTTCAGGAAACGAGATCTATCACATTGTCCTCGGCGACAGTCGATTCTTCGGGGAGTATGAGGGCAAGAGCTTCACCTACGCCAGCTTCCACTCGCATCGCAA ATATGGCGTGGCCTTGGTGGGGGTGCGACCGGCCGAGCTGCCTGAGTTCTACGAGGACACAATACTCCTGAATCCTGGGCCCAGGCACATTATGAAAAAGGATGACACGTGCTATTatatgagcatcaccaaggaGGAGAACTCGGCGTTCGTCGTTAATCAAAATCAAACATCGGACCCCTCCACAGCCGCCAAGGATGGGGCACCATCCTCCGCCTCTTCTCATCATCCAACAGCTGCAACTG CCAATAAAACAATAACCAGAACTACATCATCgactacaacaacagcaacaacagtacaagcaacaacaacagcaacaataagCACTACTTTCACATCATCAACATTATTATCAGCATCTactacaacagcaacaataaaCGCTGGATCTGCCCCGTatgcagcagcaggggcaggggcaggcgcCTCCATTGCACCAGTGCCGTCTGTTTGTGTTCGTGTGCCCCATAGTCCCAGCTACGAGAGTGGCAGCGGCGCCACCGGCACGACCCACTTGCAACCGTATCCGCATCCGTATCCGCAAACGTATCCGCATCCGCAAACGCATCCGCAAATGCAAACTCCAGACAGTGGAGAGTTTGCATCACTATTTGTGC CCTGCGATAATCCGACGGCTGTGATAATATCGGACTCCAGGCAGAACCTCAAGGACACGACGGTGACCCAGACGGCGGCCACCACAACCACAATAACCACAACgacgctgccaccaccgcccATGACGATGGGCGGATCTTCGGGAATGCCCGGGGGCTCTGGCGGTGTTGGCCACGGAGTTGGCAGCGGCCACAGTCTGGGCACGTCGCTGAGCATCACACCAGCCACGTTGTCCACGGGGAACCATCTGGATGTGCCCTTCGGCAACAATCCCAATCTGCTCAGTCCGGACGTGCTTAACCAGCGGAGGG GAAGCAGACGTCCCTCGATCCTGCCCGTGCCCGATATGTTCACCTCCTCATCGTTCACCATTGCCGGCAACGACGATGGCGAGGAGGGAGACGAGAGCGACGACGAGATCGACGATGAGATGCCCTGGCGCTCGCCCTCTGAGAAGATAGC CATTGTCAAGGGGTTCCCGCCCGTGTCGCCCTTCATCGGTGTCAGCCCCACGCTCTGTTTCCTGCTCAAAGAGAAGAAGCCTCTCTGTTGTCTGCAGCTGGCTCAG GTATGCGAGCACTGCAGCTATAGGAATGCCAAGGAGTACCAGTGGCAGAACAAGACGATCATTCTGGCCGCCGACTATGCCTCTAGCGGTATATACAACTTCATCATTCCGCTGAGAGCTCACTTTCGCTCGAAGACCTCACTCAATCCCATTATCCTGCTGCTGGAGCGACGTCCGGACGTGGCCTTCCTGGACGCCCTCTCCTACTTTCCCCTG GTGTACTGGATGCTGGGATCGATCGACTGCCTCGACGATCTCCTGCGTGCGGGCATCACGCTGGCCGAGAGCGTGGTCGTCGTCAACAAGGAGCTGTCGAACTCGGCCGAGGAGGATTCCCTCTCCGACTGCAACACCATAGTAGCTGTGCAGAACATGTTCAA ATTCTTTCCCAGCATCAAGAGCATCACTGAGCTGTCGCAGAGCTCAAACATGCGGTTTATGCAGTTCCGGGCCCACGACAAGTACGCCCTGCACCTGAGCAAAATGGAAAAG CGCGAAAAGGAGCGTGGATCGCACATCTCGTACATGTTCCGCCTGCCGTTTGCGGCGGGGGCCGTGTTTAGCGCCTCCATGCTGGACACGCTGCTGTACCAGGCCTTCGTGAAGGACTATGTGATTACGTTTGTGCGCCTCCTGCTGGGGATTGACCAGGCCCCGGGCAGCGGTTTCCTGACCTCG ATGCGCATCACCAAGGAGGACATGTGGATACGCACCTACGGCCGGCTCTACCAGAAGCTGTGCTCGACCACCTGCGAGATACCGATTGGCATCTACCGCACCCAGGACACCTCGAATGCGGACACGTCACAT TACGACGAGGAGACTGGCACGCCCGACTCCACCAAGGACTCCACGGAAATGCTGCGCGGGGTCACCTACCGCCCGCCGTCCTCGGCAACAGGTGGGGGCAGCAGCCCCAGCTTTCGGGCCCCgtcgcagccgcagcagcgcCAGAGGTCGGTCAACTGTCTGGGCGGTTGCTCGGAGCGTAAGGGATCATCT TACTCCATCAATCTGGCCGACGAGGCCAAGGACAATCATGCACAGCAGATCGAGCGCGCGGAGATCGCCAACCTGGTGAGGAGTCGCATGGAGTCCTTGAACCTGCCCACCAACGACTACGATGACGTGAGCGAGAAGCGGAACCACTTGTCCTATGTGATAATCAACCCGAGCTGTGATCTCAAGCTGGAGGAGGGCGATCTCAT CTACTTGGTGCGGCCGTCGCCGTTCTCGGCCCAAAAGACCTTCGAGCGCCACAATTCGCGTCGCAAGTCGAACATCTCGTTCTGCTCGAACATCAACCTGGGCGCCACTTGTGGGCCCCAGATGCAAAACATGTCCAACACCGCCGTCGGGGCTGGGTCGCGTCGCGGCTCCGGCATCGCCGGTTTGAACCCAATGCAAATGCAGAGCGTTCAGACTTTGGCCGGGTATGGATCATCCTCGCAGCGCTGTACCCCACCGATGCAGCAAATTAAATCGAATTCTCTTTCTCTACCCGACAGTCCGACGGTGGTTGGCAATCagcgtggacggagtaacTCATTGCGG ATCGACAACGACATACTGCTGCGTCGATCCTCCTCTCTGAGGCAAGGCCTTCCCAGCGTGGGCGTCAGTCATGGCCGGCGAAAGTCCTCGCTGGAGGAGATCGGCATCAGCCATTTCACGACCCTGATGCAGGCCACGAATCACAGCAACCCCATCAAGATCTCGCTCAATGGCAGCATAGGCATGGAG AATCAGATTTCTCTCCAGGTCACCCCGCCAGAGGAGCCCACACCCATGCTGGGCGTGCCCTGCATGAtgggcggcggtggcggcggcggcataaACCCATCCGGGACTGGATCCTCAACTAGTGGCATGCTAGGGGCTGGCTCTTCGCTGGCGATCAACACGGCTGACCTGGGGCCAGGACCCAGCACCTCATCGGGGGCCTGTAGCTCCCTGCAGCCCCAGGACTCGCTTGGCCCCCAGTCGTCGCAGGTGTCGTCGCCGCAGCATCTGCAGGGAACGATTGTATGA